In Populus trichocarpa isolate Nisqually-1 chromosome 7, P.trichocarpa_v4.1, whole genome shotgun sequence, the following proteins share a genomic window:
- the LOC7495489 gene encoding uncharacterized protein LOC7495489, with amino-acid sequence MPHFTALALDRLLEPGASKSVDMPVPSSNNKYPVPKPKPKPPPPELKPPLPNSNLERRNSTSVIERKGNRPQISPGLYATPESTPLPDSPTSFPPSPYIINHKRRGPRLSKSFSDDDVASRKKKLEKLEVNGNVNNGENKVVDSSNGHSVTFFIPSSVEGELVNDVNGCPGKEDVVNGVRDCPIEVGRVNGSHGGERGSSSVQLGTGDTRKDLSLEKDMLKPIEQNVERNGDSDDFFDPQDSMSYTSNTDVEDTTAVESSMKLTAALPVGEFYDAWEELSSESGQQPSPSPHHNGAELREMRLSLLMEIEKRKQAEEAMDNMQSQWQRIRQELALVGLSLPACPVDVPESDQPSDVNPVEEICQQIYLARFVSESIGRGIAKAEAEIEMEAQVEAKNFEIARLLDRLHYYEAVNRELSQWNQEVIETARRNRQIRKRRQKWVWGSIAAAITLGMTTLAWSYLPAMSGSSSSSDSHAPEHDDTAN; translated from the exons ATGCCACATTTTACTGCATTAGCTTTGGATAGGTTGTTAGAACCTGGAGCATCGAAATCCGTCGACATGCCAGTTCCTAGTTCAAACAACAAGTACCCAGTTCCGAAGCCGAAGCCGAAGCCTCCTCCACCAGAATTGAAGCCACCTTTACCCAATTCAAACCTGGAGAGGAGGAATAGTACATCGGTGATAGAGAGGAAAGGTAATCGTCCTCAAATATCGCCTGGACTGTATGCGACTCCTGAATCGACCCCACTTCCTGATTCACCAACTTCGTTTCCTCCTTCGCCTTATATTATTAATCACAAGAGACGCGGGCCACGCCTTTCGAAGAGCTTTTCGGACGATGATGTAGCTTCtaggaagaagaaattggagaaACTTGAGGTGAACGGGAATGTGAATAATGGGGAAAATAAGGTTGTTGATTCGAGTAATGGGCATTCAGTTACTTTTTTCATCCCTAGTTCTGTTGAAGGTGAGCTCGTGAATGATGTAAACGGGTGTCCTGGTAAAGAGGATGTTGTGAATGGTGTCCGTGATTGTCCTATCGAAGTGGGCCGTGTTAATGGAAGCCATGGTGGTGAAAGAGGGAGCAGTAGTGTGCAACTTGGGACTGGTGATACGAGGAAGGACTTGTCCTTGGAAAAGGATATGTTGAAGCCGATTGAGCAGAATGTGGAAAGAAATGGGGACAGTGATGATTTCTTTGATCCACAAGACTCCATGAGTTATACTAGTAACACTGATGTTGAGGACACCACTGCAGTTGAGAGTTCTATGAAGCTTACTGCAGCTTTGCCAGTAGGAGAGTTTTATGATGCTTGGGAAG AGCTATCCTCTGAGAGTGGGCAACagccttctccttctcctcacCACAATGGAGCTGAATTGCGTGAAATGAGATTGAGTTTGTTGATGGAGATAGAGAAGCGGAAGCAAGCAGAGGAGGCTATGGATAATATGCAAAGCCAGTGGCAGAGGATCAGACAAGAATTAGCTCTGGTAGGGCTTTCCCTCCCTGCTTGTCCTGTTGATGTGCCAGAGAGTGATCAGCCATCAGATGTGAATCCTGTAGAGGAGATTTGCCAGCAGATCTATCTTGCTCGGTTTGTATCAGAATCTATAGGAAGGGGTATTGCAAAAGCTGAGGCTGAGATAGAGATGGAAGCTCAGGTTGAAGCAAAGAACTTTGAAATTGCTCGATTGTTGGACCGACTTCATTATTACGAGGCAGTGAATCGAGAACTGTCTCAGTGGAACCAAGAAGTTATAG AAACGGCGCGCCGAAACAGGCAGATAAGGAAAAGGAGGCAGAAGTGGGTTTGGGGCTCGATTGCTGCTGCAATCACCCTTGGCATGACAACCTTGGCATGGTCATATCTCCCAGCAATGAGTGGATCATCTTCTTCCAGTGATTCTCATGCTCCAGAGCATGATGATACAGCTAATTGA